Proteins from one Kazachstania africana CBS 2517 chromosome 1, complete genome genomic window:
- the SRM1 gene encoding Ran guanyl-nucleotide exchange factor (similar to Saccharomyces cerevisiae SRM1 (YGL097W); ancestral locus Anc_6.166) → MVKRTAKDIEDAKIDHHEAKKLSKTYMKHVINTQDDYKHMYISVQPLDIFCWGTGSMCELGLGPLAKNKEVKRPRLNPFLPHDEAKIVSFAVGGMHTLALDSDNNIWSWGCNDVGALGRDTSGAKENLKDMDKEDSSDDDDGDLNELESTPSKIPRECFPPLADGHKIVQLAATDNLSCALFSNGDVYAWGTFRCNEGILGFYQDKIKIQLTPWKVPSFSKYRVVQLAPGKDHILFLDEEGVVFAWGNGQQYQLARKVMDRFRLKTLDPRPFGLRHIKYIASGENHCFAVDKDDKVYSWGLNQFGQCGISENVEDGALVIKPKKVLLPKDEGIKIKSISAGEHHSLILTQEGDLFTFGRLDMFEVGVSKSRLPETTYKDEHDKARSIPIPFKMSDVPKFKTIAAGSHHSLAVAANGIAYSWGFGETYAVGLGPSGDDTEVPTRIKNTATQDHNIILVGCGGQFSVSGGIKLSDEEAEKRADEMDD, encoded by the coding sequence ATGGTTAAGAGAACAGCTAAAGACATTGAAGATGCCAAAATCGATCATCATGAAGCCAAGAAGCTTTCTAAGACTTATATGAAACATGTCATCAATACACAGGATGATTATAAACATATGTACATAAGCGTTCAGCCATTAGATATATTCTGTTGGGGTACTGGTTCCATGTGTGAATTAGGTTTAGGTCCATTAGCCAAGAACAAAGAAGTAAAAAGACCTAGATTGAATCCATTTTTACCTCACGATGAGGCAAAGATCGTGTCCTTTGCTGTTGGTGGGATGCATACGTTGGCTTTAGACTCAGATAACAACATTTGGTCTTGGGGTTGTAATGATGTTGGTGCTTTAGGTAGAGATACATCTGGGGCCaaggaaaatttgaaagatatggACAAAGAAGACTCAAGcgatgacgatgatggggatttaaatgaattagaatctACGCCAAGCAAAATTCCAAGGGAATGCTTCCCTCCATTAGCTGACGGTCATAAAATTGTCCAATTAGCTGCAACTGATAATCTGTCATGTGCACTGTTCAGCAATGGTGATGTCTATGCCTGGGGTACTTTCCGTTGTAATGAAGGTATTCTTGGATTTTATcaagataaaataaagATTCAACTCACACCATGGAAAGTTCCAAGCTTCTCCAAATATAGAGTCGTCCAATTGGCACCAGGAAAGGACCACATCTTATTTTTGGATGAAGAAGGTGTCGTCTTCGCATGGGGTAACGGTcaacaatatcaattaGCTAGAAAAGTTATGGATAGATTCCGTTTGAAGACTTTAGACCCAAGACCATTTGGTTTAAGACATATTAAATACATTGCAAGTGGTGAAAATCACTGTTTTGCCGTTGACAAAGATGACAAAGTTTATAGTTGGGGTTTAAACCAATTTGGTCAGTGTGGTATTTCTGAAAATGTTGAAGATGGTGCTCTAGTAATCAAGCCAAAAAAAGTGTTACTACCTAAAGATGAAGGAATCAAGATAAAATCTATTTCTGCCGGTGAACATCACTCATTGATTTTGACACAAGAAGGTGACTTGTTTACTTTTGGTAGATTAGACATGTTTGAAGTTGGTGTCTCCAAAAGTAGATTACCTGAAACTACATACAAAGACGAACATGACAAGGCCCGTTCGATTCCAATTCCATTCAAAATGTCAGATGTACCTAAATTTAAAACAATTGCCGCAGGATCACATCATTCATTGGCTGTCGCTGCAAACGGTATTGCTTATTCGTGGGGTTTTGGTGAAACATATGCTGTTGGGTTAGGTCCTTCTGGTGACGACACAGAAGTTCCAACCAGAATTAAAAATACAGCTACACAAGATCATAACATTATTTTAGTTGGTTGTGGTGGTcaattttctgtttctGGTGGTATCAAATTATCAGATGAAGAGGCAGAAAAAAGAGCTGATGAAATGGATGATTAA
- the KAFR0A04390 gene encoding uncharacterized protein, whose product MTEEIPTYSRWQNFKDALYGFRPNKAKFTPDMYPDLKGKVAIVTGSNTGLGFQVTKLLYGKNCDVFMVVRNETKGQDARDTLLKEISDSEGSLTLIAGCDYLDLTAIKAVGEDIRKKLNGRPINMIIHNAGLMPPVNTGTSKQGHEAVFQTNVLGPQLLQHFLDPLFLKNDDTALKRIVWVSSAAHLFGYPEYGIRWENPTFENEPVESRPHPMKLYGQSKSANILQAKAWATRNAEKVNEIGCVSVSCYPGNLKTELQRGWGAINQAVGNLLLYNSVYGAYSELYGALSPDLTVADQGAYIIPWGEIGQPRNDIKVGLTTGADLRLWDLVEEKISQFF is encoded by the coding sequence ATGACTGAAGAAATTCCTACCTACAGTAGATGGCAAAACTTCAAAGATGCCCTTTATGGATTCAGACCTAATAAGGCCAAGTTTACCCCAGACATGTATCCTGACTTGAAGGGAAAAGTAGCCATTGTCACTGGTTCTAACACTGGTTTAGGTTTTCAAGTCACTAAATTACTTTATGGAAAGAATTGTGACGTTTTTATGGTCGTCCGAAATGAAACTAAAGGCCAAGACGCCCGTGAcactttattgaaagaaatttcagATTCAGAAGGGTCACTTACCCTCATTGCAGGTTGTGACTACTTGGATCTCACTGCGATTAAAGCTGTTGGTGAGgatattagaaaaaaattgaatggtAGACCAATCAATATGATTATTCACAATGCAGGTTTAATGCCTCCAGTCAACACAGGTACTTCTAAGCAAGGACATGAAGCAGTTTTTCAAACTAACGTTTTGGGTCCTCAATTATTACAACATTTCTTGGATCCtttgtttttgaaaaatgatgatactgctttgaaaagaatCGTTTGGGTCAGTTCTGCTGCACATTTGTTTGGTTATCCAGAATATGGTATCAGATGGGAAAACCCTACTTTTGAAAACGAGCCGGTTGAAAGTAGACCCCATCCAATGAAATTATATGGACAGTCAAAATCTGCTAACATCCTTCAAGCCAAAGCCTGGGCTACTAGAAACGCTGAAAAAGTTAATGAGATCGGGTGTGTCTCTGTCTCATGCTATCCAGGTAATTTGAAAACCGAGTTGCAAAGAGGTTGGGGTGCCATTAATCAAGCAGTAGGAAACTTACTCTTGTACAATTCTGTTTACGGTGCTTACTCCGAATTATACGGTGCTTTATCTCCTGATTTGACAGTTGCTGATCAAGGCGCTTACATCATTCCATGGGGTGAAATTGGTCAGCCAAGAAATGACATTAAAGTTGGTCTCACTACCGGAGCAGACTTAAGACTTTGGGATTTGgtcgaagaaaagatttctcaatttttttga
- the USE1 gene encoding SNAP receptor USE1 (similar to Saccharomyces cerevisiae USE1 (YGL098W); ancestral locus Anc_6.164) — translation MAETLKDKIVDDFESADDSFLSYLLAKKQTVNIDKIRLNTIRESLSHNGSAELDANGDMFRSLEFEMRKRSHIFLQTSNEQYRQLQEQMKKRRYSVDFDSPPEEIENIPETSMEESVEEDDLTELRKRLLTKSAGSETGGNDNIDKQLQEHDNIQSDLMNDMVKLVSNLKDGAVAFQNALEEDEKILNAAEIGIHVASNGIKDMSGRLQKYDKKKLSLWFYLCSMIFMVLGLIVTFVIVRLFPAL, via the coding sequence ATGGCAGAAACGTTGAAAGACAAAATagttgatgattttgagtCAGCCGATGATTCTTTCTTGTCATATCTCTTAGCTAAGAAACAGACAGTTAATATTGACAAGATTAGGTTGAATACGATAAGAGAATCCCTATCTCACAATGGATCAGCAGAACTGGATGCAAATGGGGATATGTTTCGCTCCTTAGAGTTTGAAATGCGTAAACGGAGCCATATTTTCCTACAGACGTCTAATGAACAGTATAGACAGCTGCAGGaacagatgaagaagagacGATATAGTGTGGATTTTGACTCACCaccagaagaaattgagaatATACCAGAAACTTCTATGGAGGAAAGCgtggaagaagatgatttaactgaattaagaaaaagatTGTTGACAAAGTCAGCAGGGTCAGAAACGGGTGGCAATGACAATATCGACAAACAACTCCAAGAACATGATAATATACAGAGCGATCTAATGAATGACATGGTGAAACTTGTAAGTAACCTGAAAGACGGTGCAGTGGCCTTTCAAAATGCActagaagaagatgaaaagattCTGAATGCTGCCGAAATTGGCATTCACGTGGCTTCAAATGGTATTAAAGATATGAGTGGAAGATTACAAAAATACgataagaagaaactaAGCTTGTGGTTCTATCTATGTAGTATGATTTTCATGGTCTTAGGGCTCATAGTAACTTTCGTCATTGTTAGACTATTTCCTGCATTATAA